In the genome of Rhizophagus irregularis chromosome 22, complete sequence, one region contains:
- a CDS encoding uncharacterized protein (SECRETED:cutsite_VAS-ES; SECRETED:prob_0.3111); SECRETED:SignalP(1-24) — translation MRNISLGVLSFLLFQFCCFSFVASESSFFVGQTFWSSLSFFVGMLTFGDLDGYLTPNEPELIDNFGCNRWF, via the exons atgcggaat atcagtttgggagtcctttccttttt gttgtttcagttttgttgtttcagttttgttgcttctgagtcttctttttttgtag gtcagacattctggagttctctttctttttttgtaggaatgctgacctttggCGACTTGGACG gttatttgactccaaatgaacctgaacttatagataattttggttgcaataggtggttttaa
- a CDS encoding uncharacterized protein (SECRETED:cutsite_NFA-SP; SECRETED:prob_0.5000); SECRETED:SignalP(1-28), with amino-acid sequence MFNIGFKHKHALVLIVVLAALLITVNFASPLTRRIDTGLQKRQTDNSTITPSPTPTDSTTPTTPPDDGTSGGPGPGGPGTDGTDGTDGTDGTDGSDGGPGGDGGPGPGGDGGPGGGDGGPGGPGGP; translated from the exons ATGTTTAATATTGGATTTAAACACAAGCACGCACTTGTACTCATTGTAGTACTTGCTGCATTACTTATTACCGTTAATTTCGCATCACCACTAACGAGACGAATCGATACTGGTCTCCAAAAAAGACAAACTGACAATTCTACCATCACGCCCAGTCCCACGCCCACGGATTCTACTACGCCTACAACACCCCCAGACGACGGTACAAGCGGTGGACCAGGACCAGGAGGTCCCGGGACAGACGGAACAGACGGAACAGACGGGACGGACGGGACAGATGGATCAGATGGTGGTCCAGGAGGTGACGGAGGTCCAGGTCCAGGAG GTGACGGAGGTCCAGGAGGAGGTGACGGAGGTCCAGGCGGTCCAGGCGGTCCATAA
- a CDS encoding uncharacterized protein (SECRETED:cutsite_TEG-YL; SECRETED:prob_0.9179); SECRETED:SignalP(1-22), with protein MKFFALIISIIFSLAFLSLTEGYLIWIQNKLVRGTVSISTALKRRDGGVIDEQTASAHKGYHLNVPNNYPQYYLSFDVLGTQQQLKERGPINNTQDYCWHYHGNSLKWNVYPC; from the exons ATGAAGTTTTTCGCcttaataatttcaatcaTCTTTAGTCTAGCTTTTCTATCGCTCACTGAAG GCTATTTAATATGGATTCAAAACAAGTTGGTTAGAGGCACAGTGTCTATATCTACTGCCCTCAAACGAAGAGATGGCGGCGTAATTGATGAGCAAACGGCATCTGCTCATAAAGGCTACCATTTGAATGTACCTAATAATTATCCGCAGTATTACCTTTCTTTTGACGTTTTAGGCACCCAACAACAACTTAAAGAACGCGGACCGATCAATAATACTCAGGATTACTGTTGGCACTATCAtggaaattctttaaaatggAACGTATACCCTTGTTGA